The following DNA comes from Dermacentor andersoni chromosome 2, qqDerAnde1_hic_scaffold, whole genome shotgun sequence.
GAAACGCTTTGATTCACGTTCTGTTATTCTGTTTTCGTATATATCCCGTGGGCGAGTGCGTTCTTCTGCACGCTGCTTTGCGTAAGAGACAACAGTGGCGCTCTGCGAGACACGTCTGTCGTGAGGTGGACAGCCCTGACCGAGTCGTTGTCCCGCAACCACCACATCTCGCAAGAAGCGGCGGCAGTAAAAGCGTAGAAGAGATAAGTGTGCAGAGGAAAAAGGCCTCGAAAGGAAGGACATCACAGTGCTCACACTTTCGGCGTGCTAGTTCATTGGCACTTTCCTGGGCAGATCGGTGAGGATTAGAGCATACTATCATCAGACCATGTCCGGCCATTCATTTCTTAAAATTTTTTGGTGTTTATCAAAATTCCCTATCATCACGCCTAGCTCTGTGAGCGGAAACACATCTAGAACTTCTTAAGTTTGCTTCTGTAGCGTTGTACAACGCACTAGCCCTGCTATATGGCACAGAAACAACATAGACTCTTATATGTAACTAAATAAATCTGATGCTTGATCAAGCATTTTTGATTTAAGAACGAAGTTATTTTCTTGCCTAATCGCTACGAAAAATGCGGACACGCAAGTCACGGAGTAAAAGAAAATTTGTTGTTATTGTAGTgccttttttttgtttacttaggACCGATCGGATCAAGACCTTTTTCATGGCAATTCCATGGGCACTGCCTTCTTCGATCACGCGGTGACACATCCATTCCTTGCTTACGTCCATTACAAATTGACCGGGCATCGTATCGTATCGTATCGACTTGCACTGACATCATCGTAGCCGCCGTGCTGGTGCACTGGCACGGTTATAAGTTGTGTCCGTGACGAAACGTGAAAGCTGCCAATACGGTGTTTGTACTAGAGCGGGTAACGGAATGTAATCCAAGGTGTACAAACCTTCCGCTAAGGAATTAAATTAGAATGATTGTGTTTCggtcttcgttctttatttggcaagcACATTGAAGAAGCGCTTTGGCATGTTTCTGACCTATTAACGTTCCTTTGTGTTgtcactatctgattgtttatttcCTGGCACTTCGACCCCGGATCTGTTCAGTTACGAGATATATGTCCTTGCTGCCAGGAGCTTGGAACGTAGGTTTTGTGTACCTTGTAATAGCTTGTAACAAAGACGTATTATTGCTAGTCGCTCGCTTGACATGCCATTGGCGCGTAAGGTTCAGCTTCGATCATTCGTGTGCTGTTGGTGTGGTCGCCGTCACCCGGCTATGCTTCGGCGCAGTTATTCAAGAGTGCGTTCCCGATGATAGTTGATACTTTGGCGACAGAGAAGGTGCCAATTTGCATGTGACTTGGCGTGAATCTGTGTGGATAACGTGCGACAAACTCCCTATACCAAGAAGCGGCGCTACAACTTATGTCTCCGTTTAAAGAGCGATACTCACTCTGTCAGACATTTCGGGGTTGACGTTCGTTCtttctggaggcttacgaaacctggaggcttacgaaaagggttctacttaaattgaggacgacgcaacgagctatggaaagaagaatgataggtgtaacgttaagggataagaaaagagcagattgggtgagggaacaaacgcgcgttaatgacatcttagttgaaatcaagaaaaagaaatgggcatgggcaggacatgtaatgaggagggaagataaccgatggtcattaagggttaccgactggattccgagggaagggaagcgtagcagggggcgacagaaagttaggtgggcagatgagattaggaagtttggaggatcaacatggccacaattagtacatgaccggggtagttggaggagtatgggagaggcctttgccctgcagtgggcgtaatcaggctgatgatgatgatgatgatgttcgtTCTTTGGAAGTTGGCGATACAACAGTGGCggttaagcaattttttttttttgaggaaagCCGTGCATAGCGAAGTGCCGAAAACACAGGGAGTCGTTATGTAGCAGCAGCCCCTGAAATTGGCCGCACATATTCATTACATTTCTTGAAACTTAATTCACTAATTTGACATCCAGCTATACTCCACGCGTCTTGCCTCTGCCGCTCCACATTTTGAATCACGAATAGAGCTCAGCGCCTAAGCAAACACGCCGTCGCATTTCCGATAGCTGATCGCACAGCAGCATGGCAGAAGTATTGTTTTCATATTCGTCAACTTTCGCTGAGACAACGTAAGGCGCGCAAGCCCCACCTCGTTCCTCAGAGCAAACTGCTCCGACGAAAGGATCGATAAGCGCAAACGTATGTGTCTTTGCCAAATACGAATATTTTCTTTCAACGAGAACAGTCAGTGTTATGCTAATGTAAACGTGCCGCGCTCAACGTTATCTGTACTCCAGGAAGCTCGCTATGACAATACTCGTCAGATTCCGCTGACGGTTGTTGAAGTAAAGCGGGTGCTGGTGATATTTATATACACAATGACGAGCCATGCTGATCACAAAGTATGTCGCTGTTTCACTATGTATATTCTAACTCACAGTTTCTCAATGTACTAGCACCGTACTCGACAATTTTAAGTACTGATGTAATCACAACTGGAATGATCGGAGAGGCTGAGTAAGCAAACGTGGTGATTGATAACCATGCACGACATAAGCCCTCACAAGGGTTTCAAAGCGGTTGATAACGTGATGCGAACCTGGAGGGAGTGCAATGAAAGCATTGGGACGGCACGGACGTAGTGGCAATGAGAGAGGCAGTTCTCTGTATTTCGCGACAGCCCCCTCAAGTAAGCGTAATATTCAGGCACCCGAAACCGACTCTGCAGCTACTTCTAAATGTAATGAAAGAAAGTTTctaaagagtagtggctattcaaACGGTCAACCTATACGCTCTAGCGAAAGAGAACAGCCACCAGTATATTTCAATAGATGCCCGCGTCACTGTAGTATACATGGCAACGAACTAGCCGATGCCGTGTTGAAGAAGGCACTCGGCGACTCAGTGCCCCTGCTTACAATTCCTTGTTCAAGAGGGGGGCGCCAAGTGCCTTCGCTCATGTATCATACAGAATGTGACAGAAAAGCACTAGGACCATTCAAGAAATCACCATAGGCGACTCCAGAGATCTGAACCTTACATAACTTTTAGCCTACCACGAAAAATTTAGCGCAGGGGTATCAGTCTTCCGCAGAGGCTTAGGCTCGGGGTGGCGAAGGTACGTGCGGCTGCTGCGACCTACCGAGTCGCCAGATTGTCAGCTGTACCAAGTGCATGAGACCAAACGCGGAGGAGAACCAGATAATGAAAATGATCTAACGCGCCTCGACAACCAACCGTCGTCCGAGGACGGTATTTTGGGCCCTTGGCTTGACGTTAAATCTTGTTTGCAGGTCAATCAGGTTTTCGTTGACATTAAAAAAATGGAGAAACTCTTGACACGATGATTGTCGAAGGTACTGCATCTATATCATTGAAACCATATAGCGACGCAACGTATTGCCGCGGTGGTAACGCGTTATTCAGGAGGCGTGCCCGTACCGCAACTGGTCTCCTATCTCGTGCTACTATGATAATGCTGATTTATGGGCATCCCCTtggaaacggggcggtgacaaatagtcaccaagcctgcttgatttaattaggCATACTGTACATGTTTTGCATGTTTTGCATACATCTCcataatgatttttttatttctctaaacatcTCTATTTACCTCGCACTGATACCTATGCCAGTAACGGTTACGGTCGTACCAATTTCTTTCCTGCTCCCCCCCCCCTGATATTCTAAAGATCTCTTGCTTTGGCGAGAGAGGCAGCCAAGAGATCCAGTTCAAAGATTCTATGCCATGTTTTTGCCGGCTGGAACTCCTTTGAGGAAATGGCGAGAGGCTGCCATGCTTTGTTAGTGTATTGCTGTTGAACAACACCCACAGCTGTGCTGCAAGCGTAAGTCATGATGGAGGTTGGCGCATCAGGCTTGGGGTGCACAAGCATTGTTGACTTGGCGAGTGCGATTTTAACTTTAGTGAATAACTCGAAAGATTCTTCAGTCCATTGCAAGGTAGATCATTTGTTCGTTcttggcagcatggcgtcaagaggAGCGACTAGTTGAGCGCATTTCGGGACGAAGCGGCGATAAAGGTTTGTTAAGCCGAGGAACTGGCGTAAATTTGTCACTGACGTGGGCAGTTGTTAATCCTCCATGGCGCGAACATTTTCTGGCAGTGGCTTAGCATCGGAGGAGTCGACAAGATATCGGGGGAACTCAAGTTGCTGCTCTCTAAGCTGACTCTTATTTACGCTAATCGCAACCCCATTGCTTGTAAACCACGTAGATAGCATTCTGAGATGTTCCATGTGCTCGTCAGGGGAGCAACTTCAAACGAAAGAGTCGTCCACCTAAGCAAATACGAAAAGGAGCACTCGAGTGAAAGAATCTATAAACTTGGGAAACTAGATGCAGGCCACTCAGaatgtgctgctctacaatgCAAAAAAATGTATAATTGAGAAAAACGCCAAGGCCTTAGTGAGCTGTGTCCTGAATGCATTGGGCATGCGTAGCTTTTCAACCAACCTTTCAATGTGGGCCACTGAGTAAGCGTCCCTAAGCGGGCGCCAAGCGAGCAAACAGTTGTTAGCGTTCGTACGCACTGGTACGCTATGCTTACGGTGTAATGTATGCATACAATAGCACCGACTGCCTATATGCCAATGCATTTGGCGTGGCAAACTAATGTTCCAGCGATAAGAGGTGCCCATTATTACACCGTGCCCTGTGCCTCCGCTCACTTCCTTTCTTCTTCGTCAGTTTCCAAGGTACTCTCCTCGCTTTCCCTATCACCTATCCACCTACCGGTGTTTTAAACCCCAcaccaactccgacctccactcggacttccttgACGGGAAGCTACGCTTCTGTGTCGCTTTTTGTTAGGAATTGCCTTCACAAAGGCCTACTCTACAATAATTGAAGCGACCCGACAATGCTGCTTGCGaagtctgcggcaccgaagaaagtatcgaccacctgctgtgccactgtccacgatatgtcCCAGAAAGACAACTTGCCAACGCTCTCcgaaaactggacaatcggccgctttctgagcaggtgctcctggaacaccgcccccatcgctcgtcggcccatgaagcggtgaaggcgctcttgtgcttcttgaggacgacgggcttgtgcgaacatctgtgactattaatgcaatttctataagaccacacacgtcagcggaCTCACcactaatttctttctttccttcccttctctctctccctgtcatctttgttgtCTCCTTTCTCGTtgccccggtgtagggtagccaaccacacgttattctggctaacctccctgccttcagcTTTTCTCTTTTCGTGCCTCCTATGTCTCACCTGTCAAAATATTAAGTGGCTTGATGGCGCGCTTTCGCTTTTGTGAGCGTTTGAAGCGGTATATCCATGTATATCACTACGGCGCCTCCTTGGATTGACTCTGCAGCTAGTAAAGACGCAGTCAGCCCGTTTCCATGAATGAGAGAGAAAGTATTGTGTCGCCGAATTCACGTTTCACTGTTATACTACCCGAGATAAAGGCTAGAACGGCGCGCCGTTTGAGCGGAGAAACAGCAGCGTATTGGCATGCATGGTGCCGGTGGGCGCTACGCTAATCTAAGTGAAAAATAATGTGGAATGCTCTGAGCCCCGTGAGTGTAAACCTGCTACTACATTCACGACCGTGACTAGAGTAAAAGTGCCTTCGTTTTAGGAAGAGTTACAGATCACAACAAAGTTGTGGTAGTGTTCCTGATAGCTTGCGGTTTGCACTTACCTATGTGAGGGCACTGCTACCACTAGTCGCCAATTTAGTGATTTAGTTTGTCATAGGCACGCGTATGTTTTGTTATATCAAGGGATGCCAGCCTGGTGTAAGGACTCGTATTATCTGAGCATGTCGGCTGAAGCATGGCTCGACACAGGCCGAATCACGCCCTTAATTGAAGATAATGAAGACAGAGAAGATGCGAAAATACTCTCAGGTAAGCAAAGCTCTACATGACCTTTTCTGTAATCGATAGTCTGAATGCACAAACACGTGAGGCAGTTTACAACATTTGATCTGAGTTTTTTATTAGAAAGCGTCGACTTTAGTAACCGAAAATCAACGTTCAAAATCGGATTGTTTATTAGCCGCTACAATAACACAGGTACTTGGAGTAGTCAGTTTTATGCATTCACAGGCAACGAAACATCTCGCGAACTTCGTTATGGGGACGGAGACTCACTAACACGCGCACACGTACAGCTCTACGCGGGCAACAGCGGAAGTGCATGCATACAGGGAACGCAGTGTGGCCACCATTCTCCTCTCGTACACCACACGTGGACGTCTCGGAAGCACCGCTAGATGACGCTGCGCGTTCCGGAAAGAAGTGGGAGAAAGGATCCCGGTTATCGCGCGACGTGGTTCTCAGCGCTGGCAAGAAGAAGTGCGGCGTTTAGTTCGAAAGTGGCGCGCAGtcttcgcggcggcggcgttagttaaaaagaaaattatggggttttacgtgccaaaactactttctgattatgaggcacgccgtagtggaggactgcggaaatttcgaccacctggggttctttaacgtgcacctaaatctaattacacgggtgttttcgcatttcgccccaatcgaaatgcggccgccgtggccgggattcgatcccgcgacctcgtgctcagcagcctaacaccatagccactgagcaaccacggcaggtggcGGCGTTAGTTGGCACTTATAGTGATATTATGCGGCCGTGATCAAACCCGTGTGACATCGTGCTCAACAGCGCAATGGCATGGACATTGCCTCACCGTAGTTGGTATAATCATCTAGTTTGGCTTTCGTGTGTTGCTGTAGACCACTCAAACACTAAGAAGTCACGGCTAAATATAAAGCCTTATTTAATTGGAGATTTCACCAGCCCATGTAAAGTTTGGCATGACTTTGAATTGTATGCTCAGTTTGAGCCATACGCCATGTTTGGTGACCGCATATATAGCAATGTAACATTGGGCTCACAAATCATTGCACGTAAAAAGCGCTCTACATTATGATTTCCCGTTCCGGACTAATTTTTCCACGATAGTATGTTTAATATAGAGAGAAGAAAAATAGACTCCCGCAACCCGGTTATAATGTTTTGGAAGAAAAGGGGTTTATCAAGCGAACTACGTGTATTGTATACTTTCGTGATTTCCTGGCCAGTCTGTTGACAATTTTTTTGCTAGATTAAACAGGCTTATTCATCTTGGACGATCAATATATGAACATCCAGCAGCTACACTTCTTAAAACTCCGACGTGTACACTAATGCCGGTCTTCTATTACATGAAATCTTCAACATGAAGCAAGTTTCAGTTTTAGGAAAGAATCCAGTACCTGAATTTTCTTCCGTTGTCGGCGTTAAGTTCCACAGAACATTGGCAGCGCATCCACGTTTGGAGATGATTGGCGGCTTTAATGTGTTTAGCAATATTTCTCATGGTAGGTATGTAATACGTAACTATATATGTATATGAAATGATTATTGTTAAGATTATTACTGCCTCACAATGCCATATCCCCATGACATCTGAATATGTAAACCTTATGGGGACATCAGCAGACACACGAATTGGCAATTTCGCTGCCAACTCCGCGACACAGTATAACTAGTTCTATTGATTGCACCCTAGTCAGAACTCCGTAGAAACTTCCAATATCCCAAGTATCCCAGCTACAACTTCGTTGCAATCGCTATCCAACAGGTGGCCGTACTCGATGCGGAATTTTCTATCGCTGTAAGGGCGCTATCTGTTTAGCATTCTTAGTATGTCACCCTTTCATAGGGGTGGGCAGCACAACCCGgacgaaagagaaaaagaagtgaaCGATACGAGCGCAGTATATCGCCCTGTTTCCCCGCCCACCCCTAGGAACAGGTTCAATcactaactcgcccagcttgccgtgttaatgtCACCTCTGTTGCTATATTTGATAACTGTAAAAAACTTAAAGGAACGAGCATAAGCATTAGGAACGATTACTCGCAAGCTACACTAAAAAAGGAAACTTCTGTGGGACAGCGAGCAAGCTGAGAAACTTGGAGGTAAAAGTATACCTGATTCATGATAAACTTAAGATTGataaagatatttttttctgGGATGAGGCAACGAACATGCGCGTAAAATTAATGAATAAACGCTCCTCGCAGCCTGAAACCTGACGCTCCTCCGAAGAATGCGGCAAACAATTGTGTAATATTAACCTAAACGCTCGCAGCGTcctaaacaaaacagaaaatctTGAAATTACTTTAATAGAGCACAGCCCACACAATGCAGTTATAACGGAGACGTGGCTGCGGTCCGAAATAGGTGATGAGGATGTGTTCCCACCCTGTTATCAAGTATTCCGCAAGGATAGGAATTATAGGGGATGCGGTGTTGCAGTCCTTATTGAACACCATATAGAAGCTGTTCTACTAGAAGACGATAAAAGTCTCGAATGCTTATGCATAAAAATCACGTGTTGGGGTCACAAATTCCTTTTGTACGCAATTTACAGACCTCCCGATGCATCGTCTGAATATCTAGTCAAGCTACAAGAAAGCATGTCCCAATTCCAGTCAAACAAATTGTTACTTGTGGGTGACCTGAACTTACCGGACGTCATTTGGGAGCGTTTGCAAGCACTTTCACGCAACAATAAGCATTTAAACAGCATGGTTAACATAATGCTAACGCATGACCTAATTCAAGTCATTCAGGAGCCAACACGTGTGCAAGGACCTTGCCAATCTTCGCTTGATCTGGTATTTTTGCCCAGAATGTTAACTGAATATACCCTTGCAGTTGTAGAAGGTATATCTGATCACCTACTTGTCAGTATCGATATATCCATAATCTCTTCCATCCCATCTGAAAAACCTGTGAAGCGGTCCTTCATGGACTACTCACGCGCAAATGATGCAGCCATAATAGAACATATGGAAACATGTCTTACCGTCTTTAATGACAGTGATGTGACAGCACTCTGGCACCGTTTTAAAAACATGTGTAAGTTCTGTATTGATAAATTTGCGCCTGATAAATACAAGCTAGTCCGCAAACAAACACCGTGGATGACACGTGATATTATCCATATGACCCGCAagataaaaaggttaaagaaaacaCGATTACAACCTGATCgagtaaaagaaatgaaagaaaaccttGCGCGTGCAGTATGCAACTCGAAGGAACACTATTTCAATATAGTACTACCAAACTTTTTTGTTGAACAGCCCGAAAAGTTCTGGAATTACTTGAGCGTAAAACAGAAGCCAGTAGCACAAATCTGCATCGATGGTTCAATCACTACCGATCACAGGGAAATTGCGAGTCACTTCAATTATTATTTTCATAGTGTATTTTCTAACTCTGACATTAGTTCATTTAGAGACAAAACGTTTCACCCATCCGAAGCtaattttatttcataccctgGCTTAGTTTCGATGCTCGTTAACTTAAAAACTAAATCTTCTTGTGGTCCTGACAACCTTCCGAACATTTTTTTGAAACGTTGTGCTGAAACTATTGCAAGGTTCCTTCTTATTATATTTCATGCTTCGTTGCTTGCTGGAAAATTACCGGATGACTGGAGGGTAGCCAGAGTTGTACCCGTATTCAAGAAGGGCGACTGTTCATTGTTAGAAAATTACCGGCCAATATCATTGACATCCTCATGTTGCAAGCTAATTGAACATATTGTTGCCAATCAGATTAACGAATTTCTAGATAAACATTCAATACTGTCTAATTTTTAACATGGAAttagaaaaggctattcaacagttACACAGCTTGTCACCGTAATTCATTCACTCGCCTCATGCCTCGATAAAAATGGTCAAATTGATGCCGTATTTCTGGATtttagcaaagcctttgatacagTTCCACATGACAAATTAATACTAAAACTTAGACATCTTGAGCTCCCTGAAATATTAATCGCATCGATAACAGACTACCTAACAAATCGCCGCCAGTTCGTAGAAATTAATCAGCAACAGTCTGGCTGTCTTCCGGTCACCTCGGGAGTTCGTCAAGGAAGTGCCCTAGGGCCACTGCTCTTTttactctatataaatgatattactactTAACTCCATCCCAGCGTGCAAATGCGGACGACTGCGGACGACTGCGGTTTGCGGACGActgtttgcggacgactgtgtgcTTTTTAGGAAAATCACTTCAACCAATGATCAAACTGATTTAAATGCTTCCCTTGCTGGCATTATTGATTGGTGCAAAACATGGGGAATGCGGCTTAACGCTAAAAAGACggtctttcttcgcttcactcGTCAAAAAGCTCCACTAACCTTTAGTTACACGTTAGGTTCGTTGCCCTTGCAGGAAGTAACAAAATATATGTATTTGGGCGTCACAAGTACTAACCacttatcatggaatttacacatTAACAATATCTGTTCTTCAGCCTTGCGTAAATTATATTTTTTGCGACATAAATTTAGAAATTCCCCACCTAACGTAAAGCTGCttgcttattattcattaattacacttaacttgaatatgcatgtgttgtttgGCACCCGTTTACTAAACAGAATATTAAATgtctcgaaagggtacagaaaaaggccgtgcgattcatatattctaaattctctcgctatgattccccctcacaaataatgcgtgaaaatggcatcgaagtccttgagcagcgaaggcaacacttaagaattcgatttcttacgatgcttattaatggagacttatcaattaatcctgcatcgTATCTGTTCAGTACAACCtctaggcttactcgacaccaccatccgaattcactaacaccttattttgcacggacggatgtactcaagtattctttttttcctcgaactataacagactggaataactagttgttgcctgtttcaattgattgactcattgtattagtgttgtgtcttaccaccttacttgattgaataatgtattgtaatattgttgtgtttaaccaccctgcttgTACCTGTtttaggtctgcagtatgaaataaataaataaataaatatagtgaAAGTTGTCAGGTTGTACAGAATGCTGTGTCGCGGTGTCTGACTGCTTGTTCCAATAACGACCGCAGAACGACAGTAGGATTTGCAATGTAAATAATACTTTATTCTATTTTCACGTTTTAATTGCCTCTGAATATTAATTTCACCGCATCAGTGGCCCGAAAGCTTCTTGCCCGCGGCAATGTACTTCTCGCCAGTGCGCTTAAGCCTGTGAACCACGACATTCCGGAATGCGGTCGCCGCACCAGAATCTTCAGCAGTGTACGACGCCATTGAATCGCCCATGACCTTTGCCAGAATTCCCATAGCTTTCTCAATCGCCTTTTCCTTGATCCTTTGAGTGGCATGTTCCATGGCCGTCTTCATGTCCCCTACAGCAGCCTTTGTGACTTCCTGGATCTTCTTACCAGCGTTCGTTAATGTATCCTTCGCCTTTTCCCACAGATCTCGTAGGAAGTACTCGTCATCCTGCGTGGACGCAATGACCATTATATTACACATATCACACCAGTTAGTAATTGGTATTGACCTTATGGCCGCAAAATTTAGACACCACTTCTtaatttgaaaaacaaatgcttCAAAACACTGAAGATATTGGCTCACTGTTTACTGGTGCCTTGTGGAAGTGTTCATAGAACAGATTGCGGTTTATGTAAAAACATCTGGCACTTAGAAAATTGGAAAATACGAATAAGATTTCCTTCAAGCATCCTTTATTAATAGCCACTTAAATCATCAGGTGAGGCTTTTATTCACTGTGTGAATGTAGCCATGGTGGCTCCAAGCTCTGTTTTGCTCTCGGTTTGCTCATATGACTTTCGTACAAAAAATAACAGTTCGTATCCATCGCCAAACAGTGGCTTGAAAGCACTGAAGCATTGACTGTTTGTGTGAGCTCACCAGAGGCTAGTTTCTGCAAAGCTCTCGGGAGACTATGGATATACGATgtctttttaatgcgaaagcaattatgtggacactccaggctcatGTTTTCCCTCGCCGTCGGCCTCTCCGtgatgtccaagggcgataacaccgccgCCTCACGTCGTATGCTATATCTGccagtgaaagcacgcgaggtaAGTCGACGGTCACGGCTTTATCTCGCAcgcgcgaaggaggaaagcggagagcaaacgcgccgcctTACGTCGCGTGAAAAGTCGCGGTGAGACAAGAGGGAGGGAGGAGGGCGGGTGTTGTGCTCCGGCGGCAACTTCGCATTTCGCGATCGGGTGCAAAGGGTagtgacgatcgcggctcaatctcgcgcgccagttatggaggaaagcgggcagGCAGCGCGGGAgagagctggggggggggggggggggggggacggcttCGAGTTTGTCATCAAGCGCGTACTTTACAcggccgcgcgccgtatcttgaaagcgatctgcagacggtCTGCAGACGGTTCAtaacctttgtgcgcgctgtgttatCGCCGCTTTTGCACTCCAGCGACAGACCGCCCGAAGGtgacttcactcgctgctgcagccgcgcttgctcacgcctgcattttaacgcgatagccttAAGGGCATGCGTCGCTGAAAGTTCGGCGTCCCGCGTACAGCGTCGACCAtcttctcgaaaaaaaaatgcatatcgaaccacgcaggccctccgtgtagcgcgaaaaaagttactgaactaattgactttctcaaagtaaaattcgTCAGGAAAGTCGTAgcgtacgacttacacacaacctacagacatgatagcgtcggaatataatttgaatataggagaaaacataacAATTCCCTTACGTGGCAACTCAAAcataaacccattttccagcgtttctaccattcctaGAGCGGCACGCCCGTTTCCTTACAACACCTCCCGGTGACGCAAGCCTCGCGCATCGCGGCCCTCGCAAGAAGCCGCATCTCTActagaaagttcgccttcgtgctTAGCATTCgtcgccagcatttcccggtaaacattacggttacattgGCTGCAGTTGCCCAGAAGTGCGAGAAGCAGTCATAAATccttgaatgctgtcgcgttcaaCTCTTAAAGGCAATTCTCAAGGGTCCTCCAAgcctttgacagcgagtgtccgcgctaaTCGAGTGTGATGAGataatgtttgcttgtgcgcgctgacaccatgcttcttattcaaatagtaagcaaatgtttccaagttcatacggtcgataaagctactatccttatttcgtataacTCTATACTAATTTTCTatcccaatcgatgcttcgcctttttgTGCGAAACTACGACTATTTTTATACCTCGAACACGTCAAAGAAAAATTATCCTAAAAAAGATATTTGAATCACATCCCCACATATTAGCTGTTTATTGAAGTGGATATCATTTGCACGATAAACGAAGCAAGGATTTCACTATGTAAACCAATTACATTAAAGACTCATTCGTTACAAGACTTAGAGCACGTATAAATATTGAAATATTAAACTAAATCGTAATAAATGTCTAATTCCGTGTTTGATCATTTCTAAACAGCCATGCAATCCGAAATAATTGGCCCCAAACTATTTGTTGATGTCTTCCAATTACGCGCCCAGCGCAGTTATGTAACTGCTTTCTGCAACCCTCACGTGAAGTTA
Coding sequences within:
- the LOC126540478 gene encoding uncharacterized protein, with protein sequence MCLLISQRPIKTGRAAAAPRIIWDADSLGTFSDRAGKMKGAVVTFLALYAVAVTCSAHVLSQETKKAEEGGLKENLGKEVTLLGEILVETAEALAKEDLKQDDEYFLRDLWEKAKDTLTNAGKKIQEVTKAAVGDMKTAMEHATQRIKEKAIEKAMGILAKVMGDSMASYTAEDSGAATAFRNVVVHRLKRTGEKYIAAGKKLSGH